A single Euwallacea similis isolate ESF13 chromosome 1, ESF131.1, whole genome shotgun sequence DNA region contains:
- the LOC136420211 gene encoding calponin homology domain-containing protein DDB_G0272472-like isoform X4, which translates to MEYDKHIKRLVLGYLKNECKNSYKIFLRTHFHNQHKHVATRVAGQTLEDILQTYSRIHDIVQGHLEDTNYYKDRRNEISPIYLVDQLLYLLEYDRPLTPTSTIRDRSSVAPSLANTHHEEEEEEHRSDVETTPEHSLPGNLHSSDENHHFRTPFSNPSPVFRTPYLEKLPTSEHHTISTVMSKELLKNKNFPKKLAQSINMVLNTPERSTCRNDTSKSHGLDKTVIKDVLHRTEADPMFEDLLNDFFGPIGSTIEKALVPEVAMSSSSTTTESPSPFKQIPAMNEHDTEPPYSASTENPNNLVMHSNQNGCISTQQKSSSESSSALQALTETPNQHETITSVPFTAASSTQTDLVQQQFYIVNQPVVIPQPMQIMPVPVSNSMIKDINQKVKNGVGTLTEQEIMAMPTIFLNEQNEITYAETQCDSNKQKEVQNLKEYINVFGLGDHSPVIKQPRKKSVKNVQIRPTPSIKVEIFQRNSPLKVPIPLPDLSNSSYNDNNIKSNSPNSKKEKRSNSPSTDSSNKSFADENRPNILNAICTPSPIVSAVKKPTPKSSSHVRSLTFPSPIRRTNEKSDENRNSPSGVNKQQATKDLFNDKNENEKRQENNEREKIKRSLPRQVKSSKKAVVKKCSPLKDGKKLSWDADLRMLAASSPCGNVQDTPSRKTSLKSVKKRPVECRTLETEAKTLKGVLKTPRKTPSRSKKVKSNKQQSDNQKTEIPTKNEEPTEKLTMESKKVLLSPSKLCNNASKRNMDVDSITPNNPKEGSNQLISNARKNINALLDTPLKEIEPLNEKPSVETSTTPFTPMLKANLQGLAMTDNFTIETPDFPVTPGLSIMETSITNYCILNDTETNKVTEAIVLSEEKKSSVRKTDDEEVEVSPKVYSCKVVLEEFNRSQVGKKNLELLDSKGVHWEGSSEKEEKSESTCSSESNGDCNNTVIGITSVDVRSSLVKRGGKSMKMLKSQLLDSENDTTVCFEESFTEAEKKEPLLKIAPDIVNSNATIKTRTSSISKLNKIEKPSVGTDSEIVSNTTYKERIYNNMGALCKAIEEACGEVKRRQSSSETAKADGKEDQKFQEGLRLKNVLSIALEKCSSFLDNSILKNELEEKRKLVLKLEKAMSEKSASRRKSMTPQSTSKARSSKQKGTAPKKLVKNSKEVLTDEKKRDSQDEFFQKSGTNLHRTNRQRTTSEESKSLNEFEEQSGETVIKNQIQKEEEKSFWDELQMELQSEEITVVYNYENISNKVSKDYLNVDLKGKAFRLEVPLTDGSTQPVDISVTPYRTLWEILPKSDSKEDNCSDSDCVRTDDQRCLRKRKHRSDSSNSNSSTKKKKPLLGTYLNNKNIEVVLSMLHGPSDKT; encoded by the exons ATGGAATATGACAAACATATAAAACGATTGGTATTAG GCTACTTGAAGAATGAATGCAAAAACTCTTACAAAATATTCTTGAGAACCCATTTCCATAATCAACATAAACATGTAGCCACCAGAGTAGCTGGACAAACTTTGGAAGATATTTTACAAACTTATTCCAGAATACATGATATTG TACAAGGACATTTAGAGGATACAAACTATTATAAAGACCGTCGAAATGAAATATCCCCTATTTACTTGGTTGATCAGTTATTGTATTTATTAGAATATGACAGACCTTTGACCCCAACTTCCACAATCAGAGACAG GTCTTCAGTAGCACCATCACTTGCCAATACACATCATGAAGAAGAAGAGGAAGAGCACCGAAGTGATGTGGAAACAACTCCTGAACATAGTTTGCCAGGAAATTTACACAGCAGTGATGAGAACCATCATTTTAGAACGCCATTCAGTAATCCTAGTCCTGTTTTCAGGACTCcatatcttgaaaaattaccCACTTCTGAACATCACACAATTTCAACT GTAATGTcaaaagaacttttaaaaaacaaaaattttcctaaaaaactCGCTCAAAGCATTAACATGGTGTTAAATACACCTGAGAGAAGTACCTGTAGAAATGATACCAGCAAGTCTCATGGCTTGGATAAAACAGTTATTAAAGATGTTCTTCATAGAACAGAAGCAGATCCAATGTTTGAAGACTTacttaatgatttttttg GACCAATTGGGAGCACTATTGAAAAGGCCTTAGTACCTGAAGTTGCTATGTCTTCAAGCAG TACTACAACTGAAAGTCCCAGtccttttaaacaaataccTGCAATGAATGAACATGATACAGAGCCACCTTACTCAGCTTCCACAGAGAATCCAAACAATTTGGTTATGCATTCAAACcaaaatggctgtatttcaaCTCAACAGAAATCTTCGTCAGAGTCATCTTCTGCTCTTCAAGCATTGACAGAAACTCCCAATCAGCATGAAACCATCACTTCAGTTCCTTTTACTGCAGCAAGTTCGACTCAAACAGATCTAGTGCAACAgcaattttatattgtaaatCAGCCTGTAGTGATACCACAGCCAATGCAGATTATGCCAGTTCCGGTATCAAATTCAATGATAAAGGATATTAATCAGAAGGTCAAGAATGGAGTAGGCACTTTAACTGAGCAAGAGATAATGGCCATGcctactatttttttaaatgaacagaATGAAATTACTTATGCTG AAACGCAATGTGACTCTAACAAGCAAAAGGAAGTGCAGAATTTAAAGGAATATATTAACGTGTTCGGATTGGGTGACCACAGCCCCGTAATCAAGCAACCGCGGAAAAAATCCGTCAAGAACGTTCAAATAAGACCCACTCCGTCAATAAAAGTAGAGATTTTCCAACGCAATTCTCCTCTTAAAGTTCCAATTCCATTACCAGATTTAAGTAATTCCTCTTACAATGATAACAACATTAAAAGCAATTCTCCGAACTCCAAAAAAGAGAAGCGATCTAACTCACCTTCAACTGATAGTAGCAATAAATCTTTTGCAGATGAAAATAGACcgaatattttgaatgcaATTTGCACCCCTTCTCCTATAGTATCTGCTGTTAAAAAACCCACTCCCAAAAGTAGTTCTCATGTGAGAAGCTTGACATTCCCATCTCCTATTCGAAGGACCAATGAGAAGTCTGATGAGAACCGAAACTCGCCTTCTGGAGTCAACAAACAGCAGGCGACTAAAGATCTTTTCAAtgacaaaaacgaaaatgaaaaaagacaGGAAAATAATGAACGTGAAAAAATTAAGCGGAGTTTACCAAGGCAAGTTAAATCTTCAAAGAAAGCTGTCGTTAAAAAATGCAGTCCGTTGAaagatggaaaaaaattaagctgGGATGCAGATTTGAGGATGTTGGCAGCTTCATCTCCCTGCGGCAATGTGCAGGACACTCCGAGCAGGAAAACCTCATTGAAGAGTGTTAAAAAACGACCTGTGGAATGTAGGACTTTGGAAACGGAGGCTAAAACTCTTAAAGGAGTGTTGAAAACACCAAGGAAGACTCCTAGTAgaagtaaaaaagttaaaagcaATAAGCAGCAGTCAGACAaccaaaaaactgaaataccAACAAAAAATGAAGAGCCAACAGAGAAGTTAACTATGGAATCTAAGAAGGTACTACTGTCTCCCTCCAAACTGTGTAACAATGCTAGTAAAAGAAACATGGATGTAGATAGTATAACCCCAAATAACCCCAAAGAAGGTTCTAATCAATTAATTTCCAACGCTCGTAAAAACATCAATGCCCTATTAGATACTCCGTTAAAAGAGATAGAACCTTTAAATGAAAAACCTTCAGTTGAAACCAGCACCACTCCATTCACACCAATGCTCAAAGCCAACCTCCAAGGCCTCGCCATGACCGATAACTTCACAATAGAGACGCCAGACTTCCCGGTAACCCCTGGTTTATCTATCATGGAGACCAGCATCACGAACTATTGCATCCTGAACGACACAGAAACGAATAAAGTCACAGAAGCCATAGTCTTATCCGAGGAGAAGAAGTCCAGTGTGAGGAAAACTGATGATGAAGAGGTGGAGGTAAGCCCGAAAGTATACAGCTGCAAAGTGGTTTTGGAGGAATTCAATAGGAGTCAAGTGGGAAAGAAGAATTTGGAGTTATTGGACAGTAAAGGGGTACATTGGGAGGGGAGCAGTGAAAAAGAGGAGAAGAGCGAGAGCACTTGTAGCAGTGAGAGCAACGGGGATTGTAATAACACTGTGATAGGGATTACGAGTGTGGATGTTCGTAGTAGTTTGGTCAAAAGAGGGGGTAAGAGTATGAAGATGTTGAAGTCTCAACTGTTGGATTCGGAAAATGACACTACTGTGTGTTTTGAGGAATCATTTACAGAAGCAGAGAAGAAG GAACCTTTGCTCAAAATTGCACCTGATATAGTAAATTCTAACGCCACTATTAAAACGAGAACGTCCAGTATTTCGAagcttaataaaattgaaaaaccaaGCGTAGGTACTGATAGTGAAATAGTGTCAAATACCACTTACAAAGAGCGTATTTACAATAACATGGGGGCTCTTTGTAAGGCCATTGAGGAGGCATGCGGGGAAGTCAAAAGACGTCAGTCATCTAGTGAAACTGCAAAGGCAGATGGTAAGGAAGACCAAAAATTTCAGGAAGGATTAAGACTCAAGAATGTGTTAAGCATCGCTTTAGAAAAGTGTTCAA GTTTTCTAGATAAcagcattttaaaaaatgaactagAAGAAAAGCGTAAACTTGTTTTGAAGTTAGAAAAAGCAATGAGTGAAAAAAGTGCCAGCAGGAGAAAATCCATGACTCCTCAATCTACCTCAAAGGCAAGAAGCAGCAAGCAAAAAGGAACCGCTCCTAAGAAGCTGGTTAAAAACAGCAAGGAAGTATTAACAGATGAAAAGAAAAGGGATTCTCAAGACGAATTCTTCCAGAAAAGCGGTACAAACTTGCATAGAACCAACCGGCAGAGGACGACCTCTGAGGAAAGTAAAAGTCTTAATGAGTTTGAAG AACAATCTGGTGAAACTGtgattaaaaaccaaattcaaaaagaagaagaaaaatccttCTGGGATGAACTGCAAATGGAATTACAGTCAGAAGAAATAACCGTTGTCTATAATTAcgaaaatatctcaaataaaGTATCAAAAGACTACCTCAACGTGGACTTAAAAGGCAAAGCTTTCCGACTTGAAGTTCCACTTACTGATGGTTCCACTCAACCTGTGGACATATCTGTGACTCCCTATAGAACTTTGTGGGAAATTTTACCTAAAAGCGATAGTAAGGAGGACAATTGTAGCGATTCTGACTGTGTTCGAACTGATGATCAGAGATG CCTCAGGAAGCGGAAGCACAGATCTGATAGCTCCAATTCAAACTCCTCGaccaagaaaaaaaaaccgcTGTTGGGAACATATTTGAACAATAAGAATATTGAGGTGGTGCTGTCAATGTTGCATGGGCCTAGCGATAAAacgtag
- the LOC136420211 gene encoding calponin homology domain-containing protein DDB_G0272472-like isoform X2 encodes MEYDKHIKRLVLGYLKNECKNSYKIFLRTHFHNQHKHVATRVAGQTLEDILQTYSRIHDIVQGHLEDTNYYKDRRNEISPIYLVDQLLYLLEYDRPLTPTSTIRDRSSVAPSLANTHHEEEEEEHRSDVETTPEHSLPGNLHSSDENHHFRTPFSNPSPVFRTPYLEKLPTSEHHTISTVMSKELLKNKNFPKKLAQSINMVLNTPERSTCRNDTSKSHGLDKTVIKDVLHRTEADPMFEDLLNDFFVGPIGSTIEKALVPEVAMSSSSTTTESPSPFKQIPAMNEHDTEPPYSASTENPNNLVMHSNQNGCISTQQKSSSESSSALQALTETPNQHETITSVPFTAASSTQTDLVQQQFYIVNQPVVIPQPMQIMPVPVSNSMIKDINQKVKNGVGTLTEQEIMAMPTIFLNEQNEITYAETQCDSNKQKEVQNLKEYINVFGLGDHSPVIKQPRKKSVKNVQIRPTPSIKVEIFQRNSPLKVPIPLPDLSNSSYNDNNIKSNSPNSKKEKRSNSPSTDSSNKSFADENRPNILNAICTPSPIVSAVKKPTPKSSSHVRSLTFPSPIRRTNEKSDENRNSPSGVNKQQATKDLFNDKNENEKRQENNEREKIKRSLPRQVKSSKKAVVKKCSPLKDGKKLSWDADLRMLAASSPCGNVQDTPSRKTSLKSVKKRPVECRTLETEAKTLKGVLKTPRKTPSRSKKVKSNKQQSDNQKTEIPTKNEEPTEKLTMESKKVLLSPSKLCNNASKRNMDVDSITPNNPKEGSNQLISNARKNINALLDTPLKEIEPLNEKPSVETSTTPFTPMLKANLQGLAMTDNFTIETPDFPVTPGLSIMETSITNYCILNDTETNKVTEAIVLSEEKKSSVRKTDDEEVEVSPKVYSCKVVLEEFNRSQVGKKNLELLDSKGVHWEGSSEKEEKSESTCSSESNGDCNNTVIGITSVDVRSSLVKRGGKSMKMLKSQLLDSENDTTVCFEESFTEAEKKEPLLKIAPDIVNSNATIKTRTSSISKLNKIEKPSVGTDSEIVSNTTYKERIYNNMGALCKAIEEACGEVKRRQSSSETAKADGKEDQKFQEGLRLKNVLSIALEKCSSFLDNSILKNELEEKRKLVLKLEKAMSEKSASRRKSMTPQSTSKARSSKQKGTAPKKLVKNSKEVLTDEKKRDSQDEFFQKSGTNLHRTNRQRTTSEESKSLNEFEEQSGETVIKNQIQKEEEKSFWDELQMELQSEEITVVYNYENISNKVSKDYLNVDLKGKAFRLEVPLTDGSTQPVDISVTPYRTLWEILPKSDSKEDNCSDSDCVRTDDQRCLRKRKHRSDSSNSNSSTKKKKPLLGTYLNNKNIEVVLSMLHGPSDKT; translated from the exons ATGGAATATGACAAACATATAAAACGATTGGTATTAG GCTACTTGAAGAATGAATGCAAAAACTCTTACAAAATATTCTTGAGAACCCATTTCCATAATCAACATAAACATGTAGCCACCAGAGTAGCTGGACAAACTTTGGAAGATATTTTACAAACTTATTCCAGAATACATGATATTG TACAAGGACATTTAGAGGATACAAACTATTATAAAGACCGTCGAAATGAAATATCCCCTATTTACTTGGTTGATCAGTTATTGTATTTATTAGAATATGACAGACCTTTGACCCCAACTTCCACAATCAGAGACAG GTCTTCAGTAGCACCATCACTTGCCAATACACATCATGAAGAAGAAGAGGAAGAGCACCGAAGTGATGTGGAAACAACTCCTGAACATAGTTTGCCAGGAAATTTACACAGCAGTGATGAGAACCATCATTTTAGAACGCCATTCAGTAATCCTAGTCCTGTTTTCAGGACTCcatatcttgaaaaattaccCACTTCTGAACATCACACAATTTCAACT GTAATGTcaaaagaacttttaaaaaacaaaaattttcctaaaaaactCGCTCAAAGCATTAACATGGTGTTAAATACACCTGAGAGAAGTACCTGTAGAAATGATACCAGCAAGTCTCATGGCTTGGATAAAACAGTTATTAAAGATGTTCTTCATAGAACAGAAGCAGATCCAATGTTTGAAGACTTacttaatgatttttttg TAGGACCAATTGGGAGCACTATTGAAAAGGCCTTAGTACCTGAAGTTGCTATGTCTTCAAGCAG TACTACAACTGAAAGTCCCAGtccttttaaacaaataccTGCAATGAATGAACATGATACAGAGCCACCTTACTCAGCTTCCACAGAGAATCCAAACAATTTGGTTATGCATTCAAACcaaaatggctgtatttcaaCTCAACAGAAATCTTCGTCAGAGTCATCTTCTGCTCTTCAAGCATTGACAGAAACTCCCAATCAGCATGAAACCATCACTTCAGTTCCTTTTACTGCAGCAAGTTCGACTCAAACAGATCTAGTGCAACAgcaattttatattgtaaatCAGCCTGTAGTGATACCACAGCCAATGCAGATTATGCCAGTTCCGGTATCAAATTCAATGATAAAGGATATTAATCAGAAGGTCAAGAATGGAGTAGGCACTTTAACTGAGCAAGAGATAATGGCCATGcctactatttttttaaatgaacagaATGAAATTACTTATGCTG AAACGCAATGTGACTCTAACAAGCAAAAGGAAGTGCAGAATTTAAAGGAATATATTAACGTGTTCGGATTGGGTGACCACAGCCCCGTAATCAAGCAACCGCGGAAAAAATCCGTCAAGAACGTTCAAATAAGACCCACTCCGTCAATAAAAGTAGAGATTTTCCAACGCAATTCTCCTCTTAAAGTTCCAATTCCATTACCAGATTTAAGTAATTCCTCTTACAATGATAACAACATTAAAAGCAATTCTCCGAACTCCAAAAAAGAGAAGCGATCTAACTCACCTTCAACTGATAGTAGCAATAAATCTTTTGCAGATGAAAATAGACcgaatattttgaatgcaATTTGCACCCCTTCTCCTATAGTATCTGCTGTTAAAAAACCCACTCCCAAAAGTAGTTCTCATGTGAGAAGCTTGACATTCCCATCTCCTATTCGAAGGACCAATGAGAAGTCTGATGAGAACCGAAACTCGCCTTCTGGAGTCAACAAACAGCAGGCGACTAAAGATCTTTTCAAtgacaaaaacgaaaatgaaaaaagacaGGAAAATAATGAACGTGAAAAAATTAAGCGGAGTTTACCAAGGCAAGTTAAATCTTCAAAGAAAGCTGTCGTTAAAAAATGCAGTCCGTTGAaagatggaaaaaaattaagctgGGATGCAGATTTGAGGATGTTGGCAGCTTCATCTCCCTGCGGCAATGTGCAGGACACTCCGAGCAGGAAAACCTCATTGAAGAGTGTTAAAAAACGACCTGTGGAATGTAGGACTTTGGAAACGGAGGCTAAAACTCTTAAAGGAGTGTTGAAAACACCAAGGAAGACTCCTAGTAgaagtaaaaaagttaaaagcaATAAGCAGCAGTCAGACAaccaaaaaactgaaataccAACAAAAAATGAAGAGCCAACAGAGAAGTTAACTATGGAATCTAAGAAGGTACTACTGTCTCCCTCCAAACTGTGTAACAATGCTAGTAAAAGAAACATGGATGTAGATAGTATAACCCCAAATAACCCCAAAGAAGGTTCTAATCAATTAATTTCCAACGCTCGTAAAAACATCAATGCCCTATTAGATACTCCGTTAAAAGAGATAGAACCTTTAAATGAAAAACCTTCAGTTGAAACCAGCACCACTCCATTCACACCAATGCTCAAAGCCAACCTCCAAGGCCTCGCCATGACCGATAACTTCACAATAGAGACGCCAGACTTCCCGGTAACCCCTGGTTTATCTATCATGGAGACCAGCATCACGAACTATTGCATCCTGAACGACACAGAAACGAATAAAGTCACAGAAGCCATAGTCTTATCCGAGGAGAAGAAGTCCAGTGTGAGGAAAACTGATGATGAAGAGGTGGAGGTAAGCCCGAAAGTATACAGCTGCAAAGTGGTTTTGGAGGAATTCAATAGGAGTCAAGTGGGAAAGAAGAATTTGGAGTTATTGGACAGTAAAGGGGTACATTGGGAGGGGAGCAGTGAAAAAGAGGAGAAGAGCGAGAGCACTTGTAGCAGTGAGAGCAACGGGGATTGTAATAACACTGTGATAGGGATTACGAGTGTGGATGTTCGTAGTAGTTTGGTCAAAAGAGGGGGTAAGAGTATGAAGATGTTGAAGTCTCAACTGTTGGATTCGGAAAATGACACTACTGTGTGTTTTGAGGAATCATTTACAGAAGCAGAGAAGAAG GAACCTTTGCTCAAAATTGCACCTGATATAGTAAATTCTAACGCCACTATTAAAACGAGAACGTCCAGTATTTCGAagcttaataaaattgaaaaaccaaGCGTAGGTACTGATAGTGAAATAGTGTCAAATACCACTTACAAAGAGCGTATTTACAATAACATGGGGGCTCTTTGTAAGGCCATTGAGGAGGCATGCGGGGAAGTCAAAAGACGTCAGTCATCTAGTGAAACTGCAAAGGCAGATGGTAAGGAAGACCAAAAATTTCAGGAAGGATTAAGACTCAAGAATGTGTTAAGCATCGCTTTAGAAAAGTGTTCAA GTTTTCTAGATAAcagcattttaaaaaatgaactagAAGAAAAGCGTAAACTTGTTTTGAAGTTAGAAAAAGCAATGAGTGAAAAAAGTGCCAGCAGGAGAAAATCCATGACTCCTCAATCTACCTCAAAGGCAAGAAGCAGCAAGCAAAAAGGAACCGCTCCTAAGAAGCTGGTTAAAAACAGCAAGGAAGTATTAACAGATGAAAAGAAAAGGGATTCTCAAGACGAATTCTTCCAGAAAAGCGGTACAAACTTGCATAGAACCAACCGGCAGAGGACGACCTCTGAGGAAAGTAAAAGTCTTAATGAGTTTGAAG AACAATCTGGTGAAACTGtgattaaaaaccaaattcaaaaagaagaagaaaaatccttCTGGGATGAACTGCAAATGGAATTACAGTCAGAAGAAATAACCGTTGTCTATAATTAcgaaaatatctcaaataaaGTATCAAAAGACTACCTCAACGTGGACTTAAAAGGCAAAGCTTTCCGACTTGAAGTTCCACTTACTGATGGTTCCACTCAACCTGTGGACATATCTGTGACTCCCTATAGAACTTTGTGGGAAATTTTACCTAAAAGCGATAGTAAGGAGGACAATTGTAGCGATTCTGACTGTGTTCGAACTGATGATCAGAGATG CCTCAGGAAGCGGAAGCACAGATCTGATAGCTCCAATTCAAACTCCTCGaccaagaaaaaaaaaccgcTGTTGGGAACATATTTGAACAATAAGAATATTGAGGTGGTGCTGTCAATGTTGCATGGGCCTAGCGATAAAacgtag